CCTGATTCGGTGGAAGGTTCTGAATCGAAAGCGCCCTCCTCACAAAATCCAAAACGATCACGATCTTCGTAAACGAAGTCAGAGACATCACGATTGCCGGCGCGAGCGAAAGAATCGTAACGAGAAAGAGAACCATCAGAGAAAGGCTCGTCTCTCTCGGGCTCTTCGCTTCGTTGACGTTGATATTCAAATTGGGAATCGGAATTCTCGTCCCGGAAGACTGAGCTTCCAAAGTGAAAAAAGAACCCAAGGATAATCCCATCACGAGCAAGAGGATCCATGTTATGTTCTTTATAATTTTTTTATGTCTCATTTTCACCTTAAAAATTTCCCTAAAACTGAAGTCCCGTGCTTACGATCTCAAATCGAAAAGCCCGCTTTCGAGCGAGCTTGTTTTTTCTTTGAGTTCATCGAGTTTTTTCCGAGTCTGCCTTCGTTTTTCGTCCCGGGCCGCCTCGGTTTTCTCCGTTCCTCCGGGTGGACCTTCCTGATTTCCGGAGATTCTCGAATTCAAGTCCTTAATCTGTTCCAGGACCGTTACCAAAAATCCGCCTTCCGGAGGATCAAAGGTTTCTTTCTTTTGAAGAATTCTATGTCTTACTTCCGGATCGGAAATTTCCGTGATCAAGTTGATCCCGTTGTCCGCGACGCCTAACACAAGAAGACGACCGGAAACTTCTACGATTTGAAGCTGTTTGTTCGGCCCGAGCAGAAGACTCGAAAGAACGTTCATTTCTCCGCGAACGGGTAATCGCCCTTCTCGATTCTTCGCAACATATTTAAGAATATAATAAAGTCCTACACAAAGAAGTGCTAATATAAAAACGACTCGGAAGAGTGTTCCTGCGATCCCTGGACCTTCGTCACTGGTTTTATATCGTTCTGCGACCGGATTTGTCTCGGCGGATTCTCCAGAATTAGCGGGAGGTTTTACAACCGCGGAAGGATTTTCCGTTTTGACGGTTTCGTTCTTCTTGGATTCTTCTTTGGACACAGGAGGTTGTCCCAATTCTTTTTTAAGAGCCTCGTCCATGAGTTCTCTTTCTGACTGAGCTTGTATGGAGGTAAAGAATAGAGTTGATACGAGAAGAATCAGAAAGGCAGAAACGATCGTCTTTCTGAAATCTCGGAAAGTTTCCAGAGACTTCACTTGCCCTCCGGCTTGATCCGATCGGTAGGGCTTACAATGTCAGTGACCCGAACCCCGAAGTTTTCGTCGATGACCACGACCTCACCCTTTGCGATCAGCTTTCCGTTTACCAAAAGATCCACAGGTTCACCTGCGAGCTTGTCGAGCTCGATGATGGAACCTTCTCCCAAACCCAGGATGTCCTTGATGTACATCTTGGTTCTTCCCAATTCTACCGTGACGCTCATCTGAACGTCCATGAGAAGATTTAAGTTCGGAGTGCTGGAGGCGCCGCTCGCGGTTCCTAAATTTGGAAACGCGACGGACTTCACGGACATGGAGCCTGCGGACATTCCCATTCCACCCATGCCCCCCATTCCCATCCCACCCATATCCCCGCCACCGCTTCCGGAACGACGATAAAGATTCAAAAGGTCTGCGGCCGTAGAAAGGGAGAGTAAGAATTGAACTCGAAAAGAAGGAATACTTTCGATCGTAAGGTTGAAGAATACTCTCACGATCGTTTCTCCATCCGGCAAAACCAAGGCGGCAGGAGAAGTTACATTTCTCGTTTCGGAAGGAGAACCGTTCACTCCTCCTCCGGTCTTCGTACTGATCTGAGAAATCAAAGCGCCCATTACGGGAGTCAAAGAATCTCGAAGTGTCTGCATCTGTGCTTCGTCGAGATCTCCGGAATCAAAACCGCCCATCATGGAATTTGCGATCTTCACCGCGTTTTCGGCGGACATCGCAAGGACAACTCTTCCGTTCACGCTTCCGGATAACGTAGAATACAAAAGGAAGGATCCGGACTTGAGTTCGGATTCGATATCCTTGCGCGACTTGGTTTCCGCGTTTGGATTTAAGAATGCGGAAGAACGGGAAAGAACGGCGCCTAACGTGTTCCCGGCGACTTGAAAACAAGAAGAAAGCAAATCCGATAAGATGTCCCGGTCCACGGGGGACATTCCCGGAACATCTTTTTGTGCGGCTGTGGAAGCTACCGCCCCCGGATCAAACGAATCGCTCGCTCCGGCTAGTAGTGCATCAATTTCTTCCTGTGAAAGGGAACCTTCGCCCATTTTGGGAACTCTCCCGGGAATTTTGGTTAATGGGACATAAGAAAAGGGTTTTTGTCACCTCATTTTTTTCTTCCCCACTGGATTCCACCGGGTTTTCGGGTTAAAACAACCCTTTTTCTAAAAAAAAGCTCTCTTTCAGAGAGTGAGGTCTCCGCCAAGTCCATCCGCAAGCATTCTCAGAGCATCAAAGGAATAAATTCCCGTTTGATGATTGTCGCTCCAGACGGGGTTGATCGCATAACGACCAACTTTGTTGACTCCGTACAGAGAAATCTTCTGGATTCCTCCGGTGGTAGTTCCTACTTTCCCGCCGTGCCCGCCCTTGCAGACGACACAAGGACAACGCTTTCTTAAATCCAAGAGATCAAAGATGGAAGTGTTCCCATCTTTCCAAGTGATCTTCAGGGTTGTCTCGTCAAAGTCGATTTGATCGGGAGTGGTCGCTTTTAAGCTCAAGGGTTCCATTCTTTATCTCAAAGATCCTTGTAAGAGTTCCCACACTTTCAAATCGACTGCCTTCATTTTGGAAGTTTGCATTTTTTCTCGATGAACTTTCCGATCGGTGTTCCGTAGGTGATCTTTTCGTTCAGAGGGAGAGAATCAAAAGTAAAGGTTTCCTTCTCCATCAAAAGAATCACGGTGGAGCCCATCTCGAATCTTCCGAGCTCCGCGCCTTTGTCGATCATGATCGAAACGTCCTTGTATTCCACTGTTCTCGCGCTTCGAATGAGAGTATTCGTCACGATCTTATTGTCGTAGGTGACCCGGATTCTTCCCACATTGGAGGCGCCCACTTTGATCACGGCGACTTTTCCATATTCGGTTTGTAGATATGTGATCAATCTTTCGTTCTTTGGAAAAAGTCCCCGGATTCCGAAAACGGCGAGTTCGTTCACCGGAAAGAGTTTCCCGGGTTCATAATAATATCCTAATATTCTTCCGTAAGCCGGGGAATGGATTCTGTGATAGTCCTGAGGGGAAAGATAGAATGTGATGTATTTTCCGTTGGAAAAATCGTCCAGATATTGGGAAGCGCCTCCGCCTAAGAGTTCTTTTAAATTGTAATCCACTCCCTTCGCCTGAATGATTACTCTTTGATTGATATCTCCGTATCCGGTGATTTTCGCATCCACAGGAGAAACCATCTCGTTCTCCGCGGAATCTACGATTCTCGCTCCCGCTTTCAAGGCTCTTGTGAAGAATGCGTTGAGTGAATTGTATTCCTGTATTTCCAATTCCGCCTCGTCTAGATTGATCTTATACGCCCTCGCAAACGCCTTTAAGATCGGGATCAAAATAAAACGGGGAAGCCGAGAGGACGCGAGAAGTCCGAACAATCTCGAAAGCAAATTTTTGGGAACGATGGAAAGAATCAGGAGATAAAAATCCTTTAAGACCTCGTATCTCGCTCCGCTTTCCATGAGGAAACGTTTCAATTCCATCCTTGCGATTTTTTCCAAAAGAACTAACGAGATGAGAACGGGAACAGCAGTGATGATGGAAAGAGAATATCCGAGTCCGAAGGCGTCGTAGAGAATCGCTTCCCCATTCTTCACGTAGAGATAGGCCGCGGAGAGGATCGTGATTAAGAAAAGAATTCGAAAGAAGTTCGCGAACTTTTCTCCGAGAATGTAGAGAGCGTTTTGTTCTCCCGTATAAAACCAGCCCGTGATCGATACGACTCCGAAAAGAAGAAAGGATGTAAAGAAGGCCGCGTTGATCGGATTTGTATGTCCTTGAAAAAGCGTATTCAAGAAAAACATCTGCTCTTCCATCTTGAACGCTCCGTATGAAGAAAGCGCGTAGATCACGAGTGTGGATACGATAAATCCTTCAAAAAAGGTTGCGAGCATACTCACAAGTCCTTGTTTTGCGGGAAAATCCGTTCTTAC
This window of the Leptospira stimsonii genome carries:
- the fliO gene encoding flagellar biosynthetic protein FliO, with the protein product MKSLETFRDFRKTIVSAFLILLVSTLFFTSIQAQSERELMDEALKKELGQPPVSKEESKKNETVKTENPSAVVKPPANSGESAETNPVAERYKTSDEGPGIAGTLFRVVFILALLCVGLYYILKYVAKNREGRLPVRGEMNVLSSLLLGPNKQLQIVEVSGRLLVLGVADNGINLITEISDPEVRHRILQKKETFDPPEGGFLVTVLEQIKDLNSRISGNQEGPPGGTEKTEAARDEKRRQTRKKLDELKEKTSSLESGLFDLRS
- the fliN gene encoding flagellar motor switch protein FliN, yielding MGEGSLSQEEIDALLAGASDSFDPGAVASTAAQKDVPGMSPVDRDILSDLLSSCFQVAGNTLGAVLSRSSAFLNPNAETKSRKDIESELKSGSFLLYSTLSGSVNGRVVLAMSAENAVKIANSMMGGFDSGDLDEAQMQTLRDSLTPVMGALISQISTKTGGGVNGSPSETRNVTSPAALVLPDGETIVRVFFNLTIESIPSFRVQFLLSLSTAADLLNLYRRSGSGGGDMGGMGMGGMGGMGMSAGSMSVKSVAFPNLGTASGASSTPNLNLLMDVQMSVTVELGRTKMYIKDILGLGEGSIIELDKLAGEPVDLLVNGKLIAKGEVVVIDENFGVRVTDIVSPTDRIKPEGK
- a CDS encoding DUF971 domain-containing protein yields the protein MEPLSLKATTPDQIDFDETTLKITWKDGNTSIFDLLDLRKRCPCVVCKGGHGGKVGTTTGGIQKISLYGVNKVGRYAINPVWSDNHQTGIYSFDALRMLADGLGGDLTL
- the asd gene encoding archaetidylserine decarboxylase (Phosphatidylserine decarboxylase is synthesized as a single chain precursor. Generation of the pyruvoyl active site from a Ser is coupled to cleavage of a Gly-Ser bond between the larger (beta) and smaller (alpha chains). It is an integral membrane protein.), translated to MFQLHFFQFFDWDLLKPFFYFLSFIGIYLTLRLRFPQIRFLFLAVKIFSGNMDYKGSRGRLVHSQAFFSGTASSLLPGAIIGSALALMIGGPGVLLWIWISSFLIMPLRFVSSTLAIRFRTKTATGRYLSGPMYFIEKALKARWLAVSFSIAGLFTVLVMGGAVPMLYVTHIASKAFEVTGMTVPFLLSVILVFIVLGGVRRVGKISAYLAPIGILLFFAGYFFLFKNSLMNFQHFLWLSLQEAFQPVTAIAGGSFVLARTFSMASGIFFVSTETGIGKSAGISGVVRTDFPAKQGLVSMLATFFEGFIVSTLVIYALSSYGAFKMEEQMFFLNTLFQGHTNPINAAFFTSFLLFGVVSITGWFYTGEQNALYILGEKFANFFRILFLITILSAAYLYVKNGEAILYDAFGLGYSLSIITAVPVLISLVLLEKIARMELKRFLMESGARYEVLKDFYLLILSIVPKNLLSRLFGLLASSRLPRFILIPILKAFARAYKINLDEAELEIQEYNSLNAFFTRALKAGARIVDSAENEMVSPVDAKITGYGDINQRVIIQAKGVDYNLKELLGGGASQYLDDFSNGKYITFYLSPQDYHRIHSPAYGRILGYYYEPGKLFPVNELAVFGIRGLFPKNERLITYLQTEYGKVAVIKVGASNVGRIRVTYDNKIVTNTLIRSARTVEYKDVSIMIDKGAELGRFEMGSTVILLMEKETFTFDSLPLNEKITYGTPIGKFIEKKCKLPK